Genomic DNA from Callospermophilus lateralis isolate mCalLat2 chromosome 11, mCalLat2.hap1, whole genome shotgun sequence:
AAATGATGTGAATTAGCTATTTTTGTTGGGGGAAAACCTAGCATGATATCagtcatttatttgcatattattATTGTTCTCGTTTTGTAAATGAGAAAATTGATTTATAAAAACTTTAAATAACTTGCATGAGATCACCCAGCTGGTAGGTGGTGAAATTAGGATAGGAGCTAGTTTGGAAGTAGTTATGGGAAGCCAAGACTATTTAAGATATTTTGTACAGGCCAACCTGACCATATCAAGCATATTACATTGTATATATGTGCCTCATTATATACAATTTATATGTAACTACTCAACCTTGCCTTGATGTCCTTGGggaattgttccaggatcttacaTGGATACCAAAATCCCTGGATGCTCATGACCTTATATAACCCATGCATACCTTCCCCTGTGCTAGAAATaatttctagattacttatagTACCTAAAACAATTTAAGTGctagtaaatagttgttatactatatTGTTCAGGAAATAATGACATGTTCAGTACCAATGTAACTTGTGTTTTTGCTTTGTTTCAGTTTTGAAGTGCTAGGTATTGAAACTAGgcttcatatatgctaggcaagtgctgtaccactgagctacattcccagccccttgatgcaacttttttctttctttattctttttaagaatattttcaaCTACAGTTGGTTGACTCCATAGATGTGGAACCCCCAGGTATAGAGGGTTGACTATTTATAAGAAATGAGCTAAGAGagggacatggtggcacactccagtaatcccagggacttgggaggctgagacaggagaatcacaaattcaaggcaaaCTTCAGTGTCTTAGTGAAgccttcagcaacttaatgagacctagtctcaaaataaaaaatatggaaagcagtatggagattcctcagaaacctgggcatggaaccaccatttgacccagctatccaactccttggtttatacccaaaggacttaaaatcagcatacaacagtaatgcagccatgtcaatgtttatagcagctcaattcacaacagctaaactatggaaccaacttcggtatccctcaatagatgaatggataaagaaaatgtggtatacatagtcaatgaaatattactcagctttaaagaagagtgaaattatggcattttaccAGTAAAtgattggagttggagaatatcatgctaagtgaaataagccaatcccacaaaactaaaggctgaatgaatgttttctctaatgtgCAGATACTAAATCATAATAAGACAGGGATGGGGGggccactagggaagaatagcgttATCTTAGGTTGTAGAGGGAAGTGATAGGAGGCAAGGAGAGGGGATATGTAgataggaaagataatagaatgagacagacattattactttatctatatatgtgactgcatgacctatatgattctgcaacatgtacactcagaaaaaagaaattatatcccatctatgtatgatatagcaaagtttataaaatgcattttattgtcaagtataactaattaaaacaaaactttaaaaaattttaaaaagaatcaatGAGAACCAAATTCAATTTTATGttacatttatattttctttccttaAGTGCAAAACCAACCATATTTACTTTATGTGAAATACAGGTTAATAGAGATTGATATTAAAATCTTTTCAATGcactccatttttttaaaaaaagtaagaaCTCTATGATAGTGTTTTTgagtttgtattttaaaatatctataataaaacacttctttttaattttctcattaaataaataaataagaagaagaaggactggggatgtagctcagtgataaataaAGCACCCCTGCATTAAATTCCtcctaccaaaagaaaaaaagaaaagaaatgagctaAGAACAAGAAAGCAATTGTTGAACTAAGTTGATGACTGAATCCTTGTTGCCCAAATCATTAATTTATGTTttgatatgaaaaataaatatcaattttagagctagttttagtctGTGATACAGGCAATTGTGGAAATGACTGAGTtgaaagggagggaaagagaaagggaggaacaaaggaaagaaggaaagagagctTAAAGTTTAGCTGCATTTGCCTAATTAGCACAATACCGGTCTATAATCCCCCAAACAGTTAGGGCTGTATGAATTTCAGAATATAGAATTTTGGGGGCTTTGAAAAGTTAAGATGATATCCAGTAATTTCACTTCTGGGTATACACCCCCCAAAACTTGAAAGCATGTGCATGAAAAGATTTCAGTACCACCATGTTCTTAGCAGTGTTCTCCACAGTAGGCAAAAGGTAGAAACACGATGTGTCCATCAGTGGACACATAATGGATGGATGAGTAAAATGTGGTAGACACATGCAATGAAATATTATCCAGCATTGAAAAGAGAGGAAATTCTGACATATGCTACTACATGGACGAAAGTTGGGTGACATAAGTGAAGCAAGTCAGTCACGAAAGACAGATGCTGCATGTATAAGCTACACAGAGTGGTATTTGCAAGGTTTATGAATGGATGGTGGTGATACTTGCGCTGTATTTGGAATATATTTAAGGCTACTAAACTGGacactttaaaatgttttaatagcaAAATttgaaactatatatatatatatatatatatatatatatatatatatatatatttactacaattttaaaaataattaagacaATAAACACTTGCATGTTGCTCAACTTTGTGGGATCTGGAAAGCACACTATTTCTATGAAATGCAGCAATATTTCTATTACGGTTTAAATCTAGAAAGATCCTCCTAAAAGCTCATGTTTTGAAAGTGTGACCTCCAATGtagcaaggttcagaggtgggtTTTAGGCAAGGGTGAGAGCTGTAAACTCAGGTAGATTAATCCATTTTATGAATTAAGAATTTGAGTGGACTGCTAGGTGATAATTATGGACAAGGGGGGCACAGCTGGAGTAGGTCACTGGGACACAACTTCGGGGATTGTATATCTTGTCCCCAGCTCCTCACtctttttctctgcttcctggttgtcaCAAGCTGAACAGATTTCTGCCGTTGTGCCCtggtctgcctcacctcaggcctacaGCAACGGAGTCAGCCAGCCAGGGAATAAAATCTCTGAAACCAAGAGCACCAAATCAACATTccttcctctaaattgttcttgtcaggtgttttgatcacagtgattaaaaattgactaatagTCAGGAATCCACCCAGGCAACCTTGGTAGTAGcaaacacctgtcatcccagagacTAGGGGCAGGGAAGGGGTGGGGGgcactgagacagaaggatcacaagttcaacaccagcctcaccaactgaatgagatcctcagcaactgagcgagacctggtctcaaaattaaaaaggtaaaaagaactggggatgtaactcattgagaaagagcccctgggttcagtccccagtacaaaaaaaaaaaaaaaaaagctaacacaATTCTTCAGCAAACACATAAGTTTTAGTACCGAATGGGATAAATAAAGATTGTAAATAGGTTCACATCATTTCAAGGGACATTGTGCCACCAAATGAGCTGACGAACAACTTGCTATTTGCCAGACTTGTAGATGGCAAAAACATGAAGAAAGAGTGTGAACTTCATCACATTAGGAATGGATCCCTTGAAGTTACTCACATTGGACTTTCATTGTGCTATTAGTATTCAAGAGACAGTAGAATGTCTCTGTGTCTCAAACATTTTCAAAAGGGCCCTGAAGAATCGCAGGGAAAAAGAAGACAGAAGGGCTAAGGCAGGCCTACACCCAGACAGGTGACTGCGTTCCAGGATCGGGGCCTCTCTGCCTTGGGATGGGGTGAGGAATGGGGTGGGTGGAGATGCTGAAACGGTGCTGTCTCCCAGTAAATTCCACCCCCCCCCCGTCTGTTTTCTTTCAGATCTAGAGAAAAGACAACATCTGAGGATTCCTATTGAGTCTCCAATTCAGCACGGTAAATGACCAAAGAGGACATATTTCTAAGCAGCAGGGGGAGCTCAGACTTATGCTAGAGATTCATCCACCCTGTTGACAGGACAGGCTGAGAACAGGAGGGCCTGAGGGTGGGGAAAGTCTCCAGGGAAGATCAGGATGAGCCACGGGGTACCTCCTCCAAGGATGCTTTCTCTATTGCCACCTGGCTGTCCTGAGAGTCTGCCCAGCTGGGGCAGGGTGGGTGCTTGTGACGCCTGCAGCTGCCTTCCTCTTCCAGGGCTAATGCTTCTGCCCCTATCATGGTTCACCATGGAACCTTCAAACACAGAGGTCAGCTCAGGGCTGGGGGATTCTGAAGCAAGGAGATGACAGTGAGTGCTGCCCAAGGAGAAGCCCTGGTCTCCCGCCACCGTACCCTTCACAGCAACCTACGTGGTACTCCTGATGCAAAAGACTTGGCCCTCAAATGGACTTTTTCTGCCTGCAGGTATTCTTCAGGAAGCTGCTGACTGCTGCTTCTCATATACTCGACGAAGAATCCGGTGTACATTCATGAAAGATTATTATAAAACAAGCAGTGGGTGCTCTCAGCCAGGTGTCATGTAAGTGCTAAGTTCACCCATCACGTACTGGGAGCCAGGGAGCCGGCAGGGTCTCGGAGGGAGGGCATGAGGGATGGGTGTCTAAAATAGTCCCACCCTTGAATTTTGCCAGGTAAGGGACAACTTGTGTTCTCATCAGGGTCCTGCAGGGCATAAAGGATGAGACTTTCCTagtggagaggaggagaggggaggaaggagagagcAGGCAGGCAGGAGGCTGCCCAAGGACACTCCCATGAATCCTCAGGGAGTCTCACAGGCAGAGGAGGGTCTCAGAGAGGATCCTGGGCCTGAGCTGCCTTCTGCAGAGAATGGAAAGAAGAGACTGTTGGGTGGGGATTCCCAGGGGTAAGGAGGATGGGGCTCCTTGCGTCCACTTGCTGAAGACAACTCATTTTGTAACCCTTTCCCCGTTTTTCTCCAGTTTCTTCAGTAGGAAGGGACAACGAATCTGTGCCGACCCCAATGATGGGAGAGTCCAGGAGTGCATGGCAAACTTGAACTTAATCTAACTGTCCATGGATCTggagctaaaaaaaaatcaatggagaaaaagaaagacaagttgccagccaccccacccccaactccCTCAACCCAACTACCTCCTGGGAGATTCTTGGCCTGGATTACTGAAAACaagtgaacaaacaaacaaaaaaaaaaagtctgtattCTGTTTGGTGTTAAAGCAACGCATCTGGTAAACAATAAACAGCATCTGTGTGGATTCAGCCTGATTTGACGGCAGATCCTGAGTTGTAACCACCATGATTGCCCCAGAACAACTCAAATTGGGTTTTCCTGCATAGTTTTCCAGAAAACTATAAAAGGATAAAACCATTAGAGTGATATGTGGAGCTTTACAACCAGAGTCTGGCTCCAGGAGCATGCCTGACTCTTACGTCAGTGTAAGGTAAACCAGGTACATTCCAGCTACAATGAAGTCTCTTTTCTCCAAACCCAGTTCCCTGCCTCTCTTTCTGACTCAAATTGCATCTATCAGTAAGACCCCAGCAAACTGCACTCTAATGCTCGATCTGTCTGTCTCTCAGGTCTCACGGCACCCGGCACCAGTCCTCATATACCAGGTCTGAGTTGTTCTAGAGCAAAATCcagttactttacttatttattttgaagtttaagaggaagaggaaactgagggaaTTACTCATCTTAGGATAAGTATTATCTTCTAAACAAGAGATATCATAGTATTATTTTTCAATAGCTAAAGCCATGACTCATTCAAATATAGATTGAATGTGTGTATTTAAACCATATGTGATGTTATGGGTCCATGTATGATGGAATCATAAAACTGATCCAACAATCACTGGAGGAATAGAGTTTATAGAGTTAATTGCAGATGATATTCTAAAACATGTTTGCTAAGTTAGGGGACAGATTAGTACCTGTGTATACAGTGATCATAAACCTATCCCCTTTAGGGGATAGGGGATAGGTTTATGATCACTTCTAGGGGACAGAAATCATTTGCATATGTCCTGGTCAAAATTTTCAAGTTAATACATTATTTCATAAACTCTGGGACCTGGTCAGTAGTAAGTGGAACATAACCCCCTACCTACCATCCTCTACACTTACAGAAATCCTGGAGAAGGGTGGGGGCTGTTAGCAACATTCCAGGATGACATAGGAAGGAATGCACTTATCCTTTGCCCTGTTTCTAAATTTTAGTTGTTTTTATTAATATACATAAGTTCTGAAAAGACTTTTCCTCTAAAGTTAAAGGATATTTTTAAACCATTTAAGCCAGTCACAGTGACCATACACCTGTAATACTGGctcttcaggaggctgaggcaggaggatagtaggttcaaggtcagtctggaAAACATaggaagaccctatctcaaaataaaataaaaagggctggagatgtagttcagtaatagagggcctgggttcaatctccaatgctacaaaaaaagaaaaacaaaacttttaaagagagTGGCTATCAAATATATGTACACCTCTATTTAAGCTTATAAGCTTATTTTTACAATTAGTACACCTTGGTTACTATCTCATAAAATTCAAAGGACAGCACTGAATTCTAAACTACAACAAAACGTTTTCTATTTGAAAaagttttagggctggggatgtggctctagcggtagtgttctcgcctggcatgcgtggggcactgggttcgatcctcaacaccacataaaaataaaataaagatattgtgttcacctaaaactaaaaaataaatatttttttaaaaaagaaaaagttttaaacttaTGTCTACTTTTAGTATGATTTGCCTAAGAAATCAATAGGAGGAAATAACTTTAAGAGCAGTGAGTcacaaattgcaaaaaaaaaaattcctgagaTAACAACAAAAACTGGGGATTTTTATAACCCAAGGAAACTAGACACAAATTCACATTATGTCTCATCTTCTCCTCCCTACCAAAAtagctagtatttttaaggttttgTGGTAGTTTGGAAAACAGCATCTTTCACCATACTATGGTCATGCTCAAATGACACATCTTACTTAATATCTGACCCATGAGAATCTCATGCAAGTCTTAGTTTCTAAGAATTGTCCATTAATTTTCAGTCTTATTAaccaaaagaaaatgatttgtCTTCATTTCATTATCACCATTCTGCATTTGCACATGGAAACTTATACCTCTGGTTTTACTTTATTCTCTGTTAACTACCTCAACCTTCAGATATCCAAGGACCTTGTAACTGTGCACTGGGGATTTTGTTAAGAGAATGGATCACCTATGCTCTTTTAATCACACCCATGAGGAAGGAGAAGGCAGCTGTGGGGGTGGGAATTAGGTAAATAAGACTTAGAAACAGAATATGACTGTAACTATAGGATTTGAATACCAGATGCTGTGGAAGCACTTTGCAGGAACACCTGGCCCAACCTGGAGGGAGCAAGGGCCTAGAATAGAGGCCTGAATAGAGTTGATGAGTTAGTAGGAATTAAAATTAGCACAGCACCAATTTATCCATTAAGCACAACTATTGGGGTCCTTGAGTATACAGGTCCTCTCCCAAGGAagaaaatctaaatttaaaaatacactttTAGCTGTTGAACTTATTATGCACTAAAGTGTCATTGTATTGGAAAGTGGAGGGGCAATGCATGGGAAGAGAACCCAAGTCTTCAGGGCCTTCTGCACACAAAGACTTTGATGTTGGCCCCAAGTCCATGAGAAGCCCCTGGCAGATTATGAATGATGAATCACATGGCCAAGGCTGTATGCCAGAGCATGCCTCCTGGAGGGTACCCTGATTGCAGGCTTTAGGGCACTTGAGAGTCAGGGTGCAGTGGTTAGGCCTTGAGATCATCAGAACTTAGGAATCTCCTGGCCCCTAATCTCCTGCTCTTCATTCCAGGGGCCAACTGGACTGGCTCCTAAGTTTCAATTCCCTTCTGGTTGGGCCAGAAGAGAACCGGAAATGGGCACAGTGTCCACCAAGTCCCAACCCTGAGTCAGGGAGTCTGGCAGAGACACCCGCCCTCACCCTGTGGTCAGATTCATAGGAGCCAATGAGTCTCCTAACAGAGGAATCCTTCTTGAAATAGTTCTTCTCTGTGCCTGTATACTGGGACAGCTGGAAAATCCCCATGTCACCTTTGCcctctacttcctgttacactctcAGCCTCTTTCTGTCTTATAGAAATAGCATGTTCACTATTAATGAGCCAATGGAGAGCGTTCTGACCTCTGTCCTGTGACTTCCTGATCCTCCTCCTTTGATAAACATAAGGACAGGCCGGCAAATCAGGGAGATCAAAATCTCTTTCTCAGAACAACTCTGCCTGCCCACAGGAAAGATGAAGGTCTCTGCAGCTGCCCTCTCCTTCCTCGTTCTTGGGGCTGCCCTTGGATCCCAGGCCCAGGTCATACCCGGTGAGTCTGGAGAGCCCCTTCACCAGGGGCCAGGTCCTCGGTAACTCTTGGTCTGGGGAGGAGATGCAGCGGGTACCACTGCCCTCCCTGACTCTGTCTGCAGCTCCTGGTCCCATCGGGGGGAAGAGTCACCTCCTTTGCAAGGGCCAGAAGTATTGGGTACCTTCTCTTGGCTGGCATTTTAGCTAGATGGAAAGGACCATCATTaaagtataaatttgtgaaaagaAGTAGAGAATTCCATGATGTTTGCATCATTATATAGCATCTACTGTAGAAATGTCATTTTTCAGAGGAATTGGGACTAGCCAGGTAAGTGACCCATCTGAGATCACCTTCTCATTTGAATGTGTGGAATTTTAATTGATGAGGGTGACTGAATCTCCAGAGAGACcaatgccattaaaaaaaaaaaaaaaagaatgcagctgggcgtggtggtgcacatccataatccagaggcttgggagactgaggtagaaggatctcaagctcaaagccaggcactaaggaactcaatgagagcctgtctctaaatcaaatacaaaatagggctggggaatgtggcccagtggttgagtgcccctcagttcaatccctgataccaagggaaaaaaaaaaaaaaaatgtattacttACATTTCCCAGGAGAGGGAGATACACTGAGCAGCACAGGGCTACAGTGTACCTCAGCTTTGGGCCAGGAGGCACAAGAAGGATAGAGGGGAAACCTATGCCAGAGCCTTTATGAGGTTTCTGATAAGAACTCAGGACAAAGGAGGGGGTGCTGTTTAAGACTGGATAGGTTGAATACGTCCAGAAAGCTTTGGATATAGTGAtgatggtctttcattgtctggtaCTTGGCTGTAGAATGATTTAGGGCAGGGGACATGTGGGCATGGCATTTGAGAGTGAGACAAAGAAGTGGTTGGGCAGAAGCATTCAGCATTAGTCAGTTTGAAACACTTGCTGTCTCTAAAAATTGACCAGTCCTGGGAGAGGCGCTCTCTCCATCTGTCGAGATTCTTAAGAAGTTAAAATGTCACAAGATGCAGggggaaaaattaaaaaacaaaaagcatgATTAGCAGTCACCTAacaattctaatttttatttaacaaatatattaTCTAGTATTTTCTATGTGCCATGCTGTCGCTGTTCTTTAAACATTGAGTCTTCCAAACAACTTTGTGGGTTAGGTATTAGTTGGAACAAGTTGTGAATTTGCCATTCATGTAGGGAACGAAAGAGTAGGACTTAAGCAATTTTATATAGTTTgtatattattgttgttgttgttatcattATTATATTCTCTCACTTTCTAAATGAGAAAACTGTGGTATAGAAACCTTAAATAACTTGCTTAATATCACATAGATAATAACTGTTGAAATCAGGATATGAGCTAGTTCAGAAGTAGTTATGGAAAATAAGGCTatttcagatttctttttttctttttttttttttccactttggaTTGAACTCAacatatccccagtcttttttgttttttaattttgagagcgtgtcttgctaagttgctaagagattcactaagttgctgaggctggcctcaaactttcgatcctcctcctCTGCTTTCCAACTGGAACTATAGGCATGATAGTGAGTCACCATTCCCAGCtcagatcttatttatttattttcattgcaGTTCTACCCACATCATATCAAACATGTAGAGAAGTGTCCATTTGCCTTATTAAATGTAATTTAATTGTAACTATTTAAGAAACCAGCTAGAAGTTAAGTTGTACTTGCCTAATTAGAATGATGCAGGTTTGCAATTTCTTACCAACAATCTTTGGAGTTAGATGTTTTCTGAAATGCAAAATTTTTCTGGTTTTGAAAAAGTCATCGATACCTGGACATTACCTAACCTCTCTGGTAGTGTCTGGGGAGCATATTTTAATCAAACACCTAGGAATATTTATACTAGATAAAGACTGGAAGTAGCTTCACACCACTTCAAGGGACATTGTGCCACCAAATGAGTAGATGAAAAACTTGCTGTTTCCAGAGTCCTAAAATTCCAGAAGCATGTTCAACTTGCAGTTTGCTTTTAGTATTTCAGAGTCAGTACAAAGTCTTCATGTCTCCAACATTTTCAAAAGGGCCCAGAGCACTCATGATACAAAAGGGCTGAGACAGGCCTAAACCCAGACAGGTCCAGGATCAGAGCTTGTCTACCTTGGGATGGGGCAAGGAATAGGGTGAGCAGAGACACTGATAGGGTGCTGACTCCCAGCTATTTCTCTCCCCACCTTTCTATTTCTTTCAGATGCAGAAACAAGAGAACTCTTGGAGGGAGAGCATACGTTTCAACCTCCACTAGTTAATAAAggtaaatattccattgtgttataTATTTAAAAGCAGCAGATGAGCAAGATCCATGCTATGGTTCCATCCACCATATTACAGGGCAGAGAGAGATCTGGAGGACCCTGGGGTATGTAGAACTCTCCAGGGAAGATCAGGATGGGCCACGGGTACCTCCTGCAAAGATGCCTTTTCTATTCCCACCGGGCATTCCTGAG
This window encodes:
- the LOC143409969 gene encoding C-C motif chemokine 23-like, encoding MKFSTAALSLLILAAALGSQARVIHDLEKRQHLRIPIESPIQHGILQEAADCCFSYTRRRIRCTFMKDYYKTSSGCSQPGVIFFSRKGQRICADPNDGRVQECMANLNLI